TAATAAGCTTCAATAAGAAATGGATAATCGTGTTCAATTGCCTCTACAGGAGTATTAAGCGTATTTGTCATATGAGTATGTACTCCACTTAATCCATCTTTTTTAGGTCTTCCTCCCATACCACCACCTATAGTTTCATAATAAGCAAATACCTTATTTGTTTTTGGATGAATACCTCCAATAGCAATATTATTCATAGTGCCACAACTAGCTGCTGGGATTAAATCAGGCATAGCTTGAGCTAACGCTCCAAGCAATGCATCTACTATCCTTTGAGAAGTTTCTACATTACCTGCTGCTACAGCTGCTGGATATTTTGCATCTACTATTGTGCCAGGTTTTGTCAAAATTTTGATTGGTGAAAAACAACCCTGATTTATTGGATAATCTCCTAAAGTATTTAATAAAGAAAGAAAGACATAATAAACAGCTGCTTCTGTTACAGCCCTAGGTGCATTAACACTTCCTCTTACTTGATTATCACTTTTAGAAAAATCAACAATTATTATTTTATCCTTTATTTCAACATTAACTTTAATAGCAATATCTTTTTTACCAAATCCATCATCATCTAAATAATCAACAAAGCTATATTGACCTTGAGGTAAATGTGTGATCAAGCTGTGCATAGCTTTTTCTGTGTATTTTTTTAAAGCATTTGACATCTCAAGAACTTTTTCCAAACTATAGCGTTCAACAATATTAAGAAGCCTTTCTTCTCCCCGTTCAAGAGAAGCTAATTGTGCTCTTAAATCTCCTTTTCTTTCTAAAGGATTGCGCAATTTTTTTAATAATTCTTCAAGAAATAATTTATTAATTTTTCCTTTTTTTATAATTTTTGTTGGTTTTATTAAAACACCTTCTTTTTCAATATGGTCTGTAACAGCCATTGAGCCAGGATATTCTCCACCTATATCAGCATGATGAGCTCTAACAATAAGAAAAAAATATAATTGTTGGTTTACAAATATAGGCTTTATAAGAGTAATATCTGGAAGATGAGTTCCACCCTGAAATGGATCATTAGTAATAACTATATCTCCTGCCTCCCACTTAAATTGTGGCAGAATTTTTTTCATAGTAAGTGGCATTGCTCCAAGATGAACAGGGATATGAGAAGCTTGAGCAATTAATTCACCTTCTTTATCAAAAATAGCACAAGAAAAATCCCTTCTTTCTCGAATATTAGGAGAAAAAGCAGACCTTCTTAGCACAATTCCCATCTCTTCAGCAATACTAGCAAGCATTTTGTTAAAAATTTCTAATTCAATAGCCTGTTGTGACATATTTTAAAAAAAGTGTTCTATCCTCTTTTACTTCTACATTAAAATCAGGTTCTACCCACACAGTACTAAAAGGTTCCCAGATAATAGCAGGACCTCTAAATTTATCACCTATTTTTAAATTATCCCATGGTATTATTGGCACCTTTAGCCAACCAGATGTTGTATAAACTTTTGTTTCCTCATAAGGAGCAAAAGTAGGCTCTGGCAAACTCCATTTTATTTCCTCTTCTTTAACCTTAAGACGCAAACGCACTGTTACAATCTCTAATGGAAAATCTTCATAAAAATGTCCAAAAAAGCGTTTATGTTCCTTATAAAATGTTTCAATAAAAGAAGAATTATAAGGAACTGTAATTTCATAACCTTGACCACAATAACGCATATCTAAAAAAAATTCCCAGTTTAAAAGTTCTTTTTTAAATCCAGCATTTTTTGCTTTATTTATAGCTTCTTCTAATATATTATTAAAAATTTCTTTAAGTTTTTTTTCTGTATCTTTATTTACATCTATCCAAACAGTACGTGAAAAATCTTTTATAGGAGCAGCTACTAAAAGACCTAAAGCAGAAAGTACGCTAGCTACTCTAGGTATCATAGTCTGTTTTACATTTAATTCACGTGCTAAAGCACAAGCATGGAGCCCTCCAGCTCCACCAAAACAGATAAGGGTAAAAAATTTAGGATCAAATCCTCTTTCTAAAGAAATGGCTCTTAAAGCCTTTATCATATTTATATTGGCTACTTGAATAATCCCTAATGCTATTTCTTCTATTTTTAAGTTAAGTGACTTAGCTAATGGATAAATAGCTTTAATAGCTCGTTCTTTATCTAGCTTTATTCTACCACCTAAAAATTTGTCAGGCAGTAAACGGCCAAGAATAAGATTGGCATCAGTAACAGTTGGTTGCATTCCTTTTCCATAACATGCAGGTCCTGGATCTGCCCCAGCACTTTGTGGACCTACTTTTAATGCCCCACCTGCATCTAAATAAGCAATAGAACCACCTCCAGCGCCTACTGTATGAATATCAACAACAGGTAAGCTTAAAGGAAAACCATCTAATATATATTCTTTGGTAAAAGGTAATCTTCCATCTACAAGACATACATCTGTAGATGTACCTCCCATGTCAAAAGTAATTATCTTTTTTTCACCAAAATTCTTTGCCCAATAAATAGCACCATTAACACCACCTGCTGGTCCAGAAAGCACTGTATGGACTGCCATTTCATAAGCTTCTTCTACTGTAAGCCAACCACCATTAGATTGCTGAATTCTAAGTTTAATGTTTTTAAGTTTTTCTTTAAGTGTTTTTAAATAAGAATACATAAGAGGAGTAAGATAGGCATTTATGGCTGTAGTGGAAGCACGTTCAAACTCTCTAAATTCAGGCAAAATTTCTGAAGAAATGCTTATTGGAAGGTCTAGATTTTTTAAAATAAATTCCTTTACTAATTTCTCATGAATAGGATAAAGATATGCATGTAAAAAACAGATGGCAACACTTTCTATACCTTCTTTTTTTAAAAAAGAAACGCAATATTCTAACTCTTTTTTTTCAGGTCTTAATAAGATATTACCATCTATACATATTCTTTCTTTAATGCCAAGACAATGTTCTTTAGCAATAAAAGGTTTTGGTTTTTCTACATTAAAATCATAAAGTTTTGGTCTTGCCTGACGACCAATAAAAAGAATATCCTCAAAACCAGCAGTAGTAATTAAAGCTGTCTTTGCCCCTTTTCTTTCTAAAAAAGCATTAGTAGCAATGGTAGTACCATGTATAAGTTCTTGAGCGTGATTTGGGCAAATTGAAAGGGCATTTAAGACTGCTTGAGAAGGTTCAGATGGTGTAGAAGAAACTTTTTGAATATAAAGATAATTTTTTTCTAAAAAAACAACATCAGTAAAAGTTCCACCTGTATCTACTGCTACCCGCATGAAGCAAAGGTTTAGCTTTCCAACTGATAACCTTTATAGGGGAGAGGATGGCCATCTAAAAAAACCTTAAATCCATCTATTGCTAAACGTCCATCAGCAGCTAATTCAAGTCCTTTAATAAAGGCAGGTCCATCACATTCCCACTTCATCTGTTCCTGTATACTATCTGCTTTAGCTCTTAATGGTCTAAAGTTACGCATCTTTAAGCATCTTTTTACCCATTCTTGGTCAAAATAAACCTTTTTTGACATTACTAAAATAGGCCCTTCATCAAATACTGCTGTAGCAATATGAAGAGTAGATTGAGCATAAGGTTCTCCACAAATCATACCATCATAGACAGCATCTTCTCCTTTATATTTACGTTCTAGCTGATTAAGACGAACAAGTTTTTCAACCTCTTCTGGCATAAGCTCACCTACATCTAATCGTTCCACATTTGGTCCGCTAAGAATATCTAAACGAAATGGATGAATATTAAAAATACGATTTTTATATACTGATAATAATGGTTCTGTAACAATAAGCATAAAACCAGAAAGACCAATAACATCAACTTTAAAAGATTCAATTTGTTTTAAAACATATTCAAAATATACTTTTCTTTGTTTTAAGTCACGAGGATTAATACCTTTTTTTTGGCAAAATTCTTTAAAATTATTAATAATAACAGGTAAATTTACTTCTTGGCAAAATTTAATCCCACTTGCTTGCGGCTTATCAGTAAAAGCAAATACAATTTCATATTTTTTTCCATGCAATTCACTTTTATAAGCTGCTTTAAGGCTACTAGCACCACCAGAGAAGAAAAAACCAACTTTCATTGGAATTTTACCTTGATAAATGACTTCCACTTTTTAAACCCCCATAGGAGTCAGAACTCTCGGTGTAATGAATATTAAAAGTTCCCTTTTTTGACTTGTTTCGCTACGATTTTTAAAAAGTAAACCAAAGATAGGAATCTTTGAAAAGAATGGTACTCTTTGCTCACCTCTATGAATTTCTTCAGAGAGAATACCACCAATTACAACTGTTTCATTATTATCTATCAAAAGAGTAGTAGTAATCTCTTTCTTTTCAATAGGAATTGCATCCATACCAGGCAAGATTTCACCAGCACTATCCTTATGTACTTCAATATCCATTCGGATCTTTTTATCTGGTGTAATATGTGGTTTTACAGTTAATTTTAAAACAGCTTCTCTAAACTCTGTATAAGTACCCATTTCAGAAACACTACGATAAGGAATTTCTAATCCCTGAGAAATAACAGC
The sequence above is drawn from the Candidatus Desulfofervidus auxilii genome and encodes:
- a CDS encoding hydantoinase/oxoprolinase family protein yields the protein MRVAVDTGGTFTDVVFLEKNYLYIQKVSSTPSEPSQAVLNALSICPNHAQELIHGTTIATNAFLERKGAKTALITTAGFEDILFIGRQARPKLYDFNVEKPKPFIAKEHCLGIKERICIDGNILLRPEKKELEYCVSFLKKEGIESVAICFLHAYLYPIHEKLVKEFILKNLDLPISISSEILPEFREFERASTTAINAYLTPLMYSYLKTLKEKLKNIKLRIQQSNGGWLTVEEAYEMAVHTVLSGPAGGVNGAIYWAKNFGEKKIITFDMGGTSTDVCLVDGRLPFTKEYILDGFPLSLPVVDIHTVGAGGGSIAYLDAGGALKVGPQSAGADPGPACYGKGMQPTVTDANLILGRLLPDKFLGGRIKLDKERAIKAIYPLAKSLNLKIEEIALGIIQVANINMIKALRAISLERGFDPKFFTLICFGGAGGLHACALARELNVKQTMIPRVASVLSALGLLVAAPIKDFSRTVWIDVNKDTEKKLKEIFNNILEEAINKAKNAGFKKELLNWEFFLDMRYCGQGYEITVPYNSSFIETFYKEHKRFFGHFYEDFPLEIVTVRLRLKVKEEEIKWSLPEPTFAPYEETKVYTTSGWLKVPIIPWDNLKIGDKFRGPAIIWEPFSTVWVEPDFNVEVKEDRTLFLKYVTTGY
- a CDS encoding hydantoinase B/oxoprolinase family protein, with translation MSQQAIELEIFNKMLASIAEEMGIVLRRSAFSPNIRERRDFSCAIFDKEGELIAQASHIPVHLGAMPLTMKKILPQFKWEAGDIVITNDPFQGGTHLPDITLIKPIFVNQQLYFFLIVRAHHADIGGEYPGSMAVTDHIEKEGVLIKPTKIIKKGKINKLFLEELLKKLRNPLERKGDLRAQLASLERGEERLLNIVERYSLEKVLEMSNALKKYTEKAMHSLITHLPQGQYSFVDYLDDDGFGKKDIAIKVNVEIKDKIIIVDFSKSDNQVRGSVNAPRAVTEAAVYYVFLSLLNTLGDYPINQGCFSPIKILTKPGTIVDAKYPAAVAAGNVETSQRIVDALLGALAQAMPDLIPAASCGTMNNIAIGGIHPKTNKVFAYYETIGGGMGGRPKKDGLSGVHTHMTNTLNTPVEAIEHDYPFLIEAYYLRKGSGGKGYFQGGDGLVRIYYFLSPCTVTILSERRCYAPYGLKGGSAGKQGENIVISGEKEIKLPGKINFEVRKGDRLIIKTPGGGGWGKRN